A portion of the Rhinolophus sinicus isolate RSC01 linkage group LG16, ASM3656204v1, whole genome shotgun sequence genome contains these proteins:
- the ATP2A2 gene encoding sarcoplasmic/endoplasmic reticulum calcium ATPase 2 isoform X2, with translation MGKVYRQDRKSVQRIKAKDIVPGDIVEIAVGDKVPADIRLTSIKSTTLRVDQSILTGESVSVIKHTDPVPDPRAVNQDKKNMLFSGTNIAAGKAMGVVVATGVNTEIGKIRDEMVATEQERTPLQQKLDEFGEQLSKVISLICIAVWIINIGHFNDPVHGGSWIRGAIYYFKIAVALAVAAIPEGLPAVITTCLALGTRRMAKKNAIVRSLPSVETLGCTSVICSDKTGTLTTNQMSVCRMFILDRVEGDTCSLNEFTITGSTYAPIGEVHKDDKPVKCHQYDGLVELATICALCNDSALDYNEAKGVYEKVGEATETALTCLVEKMNVFDTELKGLSKIERANACNSVIKQLMKKEFTLEFSRDRKSMSVYCTPNKPSRTSMSKMFVKGAPEGVIDRCTHVRVGSTKIPMTPGVKQKIMSVIREWGSGSDTLRCLALATHDNPLRREEMNLEDSANFIKYETNLTFVGCVGMLDPPRIEVASSVKLCRQAGIRVIMITGDNKGTAVAICRRIGIFGQDEDVTSKAFTGREFDELNPSAQRDACLNARCFARVEPSHKSKIVEFLQSFDEITAMTGDGVNDAPALKKAEIGIAMGSGTAVAKTASEMVLADDNFSTIVAAVEEGRAIYNNMKQFIRYLISSNVGEVVCIFLTAALGFPEALIPVQLLWVNLVTDGLPATALGFNPPDLDIMNKPPRNPKEPLISGWLFFRYLAIGCYVGAATVGAAAWWFIAADGGPRVSFYQLSHFLQCKEDNPDFEGVDCAIFESPYPMTMALSVLVTIEMCNALNSLSENQSLLRMPPWENIWLVGSICLSMSLHFLILYVEPLPLIFQITPLNLTQWLMVLKISLPVILMDETLKFVARNYLEPAILE, from the exons TTGGTGACAAAGTTCCTGCTGATATAAGATTAACTTCCATCAAATCTACTACTCTAAGAGTCGACCAGTCAATTCTCACTG GTGAGTCTGTCTCTGTCATCAAGCACACTGACCCTGTTCCTGACCCGCGGGCTGTCAATCAAGATAAGAAGAACATGCTCTTTTCT GGTACAAATATTGCTGCTGGCAAAGCCATGGGAGTGGTGGTGGCAACTGGAGTTAACACTGAAATTGGCAAGATCCGGGATGAAATGGTGGCAACGGAACAGGAGAGAACACCCCTCCAGCAAAAACTAGATGAGTTTGGGGAACAGCTTTCCAAAGTCATCTCCCTTATTTGTATTGCAGTCTGGATCATAAACATTGGGCATTTCAATGATCCAGTTCACGGAGGCTCCTGGATCAGAGGtgctatttactattttaaaattgctgTGGCCCTAGCTGTAGCAGCCATTCCTGAAGGTCTGCCTGCTGTCATCACCACCTGCCTGGCTCTTGGAACTCGCAGAATGGcaaagaaaaatgccattgttCGAAGCCTCCCTTCCGTGGAAACCCTTGGTTGTACTTCTGTTATCTGCTCAGACAAGACTGGTACACTTACAACAAACCAGATGTCAGTCTGCAGG ATGTTCATTCTGGACAGAGTTGAAGGTGATACTTGTTCCCTTAATGAATTTACCATAACTGGATCAACATATGCACCTATTGGAGAAGT GCATAAAGATGATAAACCAGTGAAATGTCATCAATATGATGGTCTTGTAGAATTGGCAACAATTTGTGCTCTTTGTAATGACTCTGCTTTGGATTACAATGAG GCAAAGGGTGTATATGAAAAAGTTGGAGAAGCTACGGAGACTGCTCTCACTTGTCTGGTAGAGAAGATGAATGTATTTGATACCGAATTGAAAGGTCTTTCTAAAATAGAACGAGCAAATGCCTGCAACTCG GTCATTAAACAGTTGATGAAAAAAGAATTTACTCTAGAGTTTTCACGTGATAGAAAGTCAATGTCGGTTTATTGTACACCAAACAAGCCAAGTCGGACATCGATGAGCAAAATGTTTGTCAAG GGTGCTCCTGAAGGTGTCATTGACAGGTGCACCCATGTTAGAGTTGGAAGTACCAAAATACCTATGACCCCTGGAGTCAAACAGAAGATCATGTCTGTCATTCGGGAGTGGGGCAGTGGCAGCGACACACTGCGGTGCCTGGCTCTCGCCACTCACGACAACCCActgagaagagaagaaatgaacCTTGAGGACTCCGCCAACTTTATTAAATATGAG ACCAATCTGACTTTTGTTGGCTGCGTGGGCATGCTGGATCCTCCGAGAATTGAAGTAGCCTCTTCTGTGAAGCTGTGCCGGCAGGCAGGCATCCGGGTCATCATGATCACGGGGGACAACAAGGGCACCGCTGTGGCCATCTGTCGCCGCATTGGCATCTTTGGGCAGGACGAGGATGTGACGTCAAAGGCTTTCACAGGTCGGGAGTTTGACGAGCTCAATCCTTCAGCCCAGAGAGATGCCTGCTTGAATGCCCGCTGTTTCGCTCGAGTCGAACCTTCCCACAAGTCGAAGATTGTAGAATTTCTTCAGTCTTTTGATGAGATTACAGCTATG ACTGGGGATGGTGTGAATGACGCTCCTGCTCTGAAGAAAGCAGAGATTGGCATTGCCATGGGCTCTGGCACCGCGGTGGCTAAAACCGCCTCTGAAATGGTGCTGGCCGATGACAACTTCTCCACCATCGTGGCCGCTGTGGAGGAGGGGCGggccatctacaacaacatgaAGCAGTTCATCCGCTACCTCATCTCCTCCAACGTGGGAGAAGTTGTCTG TATTTTCCTGACAGCAGCCCTCGGATTTCCTGAGGCTTTAATTCCTGTTCAGCTGCTCTGGGTCAATCTGGTGACAGATGGCCTGCCTGCCACTGCACTGGGGTTCAACCCTCCTGACCTGGACATCATGAATAAACCGCCCCGGAACCCAAAGGAACCACTGATCAGCGGGTGGCTCTTCTTCCGTTACCTGGCTATTGGCT GTTATGTTGGCGCTGCTACCGTGGGTGCCGCTGCGTGGTGGTTCATTGCTGCTGACGGCGGTCCAAGAGTGTCCTTCTACCAGCTG AGTCATTTCCTGCAGTGTAAAGAGGACAACCCGGACTTTGAAGGGGTGGATTGTGCAATCTTTGAATCGCCGTACCCGATGACAATGGCGCTCTCTGTTCTCGTAACCATAGAGATGTGTAACGCCCTCAACAG CTTGTCTGAGAACCAGTCCCTGCTGCGGATGCCCCCCTGGGAGAATATCTGGCTCGTGGGCTCCATCTGCCTGTCCATGTCTCTCCACTTCCTGATCCTCTACGTGGAACCCTTGCCA CTTATCTTCCAGATCACACCGCTGAACTTGACCCAGTGGCTGATGGTGCTGAAAATCTCCTTGCCTGTGATTCTAATGGACGAGACACTCAAGTTTGTGGCCCGCAACTACCTGGAACCTG caATACTGGAGTAA